DNA from Verrucomicrobiia bacterium:
GCAGCCGCGGCATGGGATTGTGCGGCTCAACCGCAACGGTTCGGTGGATCCGACCTTCTTCCCGGGCAACGGCGCCCAGATGCTGGGCGGGGTGACGCCGGGGGTGATACGGACGCTGTTAATTCTGGATGACAACAAGATCCTCATTGGCGGCGATTTTGAAACTTACAATTCCGTCCCGCGCCGGAATCTGGCGCGATTGAATGATGACGGCTCGCTGGACTTGAACTTTGATCCGGCGCCGGGGGCCAATGATACCGTCTGGGCGCTGGCCATCCAGCCGCCGGCCCCATTCACCGTGAGTTTCAGCGGGTTTGGCTCGAATGAATTTCGCACCAACATTAATGCCACGGCGGTGGTGGGTAGCTTTACGCTGGACTACAACGTGTTTGTGTTGCCGGTGACCAATGCGCCGACCAATGGGTATTCCGGCCTGGTGCAGGTGTATTACGAGAACCGGCTGGTCTTTGACAGCGGCACCAACACCAGCGGGCAGGCGGCGCTGGAATTTGGGCCGGGAACGTCCACGTTTTTGGAGGTGGTGGTGAACGCGCGCACCACCGCGCCGGTGGGCTTCTACAATCTCTCCCTCAATATTGCGCCGCGGGGCAGCACGGCGAAGGTCATCGTGGGCGGGGATTTCACGTCCATTGCCGGCGCGCCGCGGGCGCGGCTGGCGCGGTTGAATAATAATGGCACGCTCGATGCCACCTTTGCGGCGGACACCAATCCGGACAATACCGTGTATGCCTTGCTGGTGCAGCCGGACAACCGCATCCTGCTGGGCGGCAATTTTGATCGGGTGGGAGTGTTTGACCGGCGCGGCGTGGCACGGTTGATGGCGAATGGTTCGCTGGATGCGACGTTTAACGCCGGCCTGGGGCCGGATGGGCCGGTGTATGCGATGGCGTTCAATACGAATGGACAGGCGTTTATTGCGGGTGAATTTACCATGGTCAACGGCACGGCCCGCACCAACATTGCGCGGCTGCATGCCGATGGCACGGTGGATACCAGCTTCCTCGAGAGTCATTACAATCAGACGCGGCCGGGGGTGTACCAATCCACGCCGTTCCCGGATGTCTATATTCCCGGAAACATTCGGGCGCTGGCTGTGGATGCGGCGGACGGCTCGGTGCTGGTGGGCGGGCGTTTTGATTTGGTGGGCGGCGGGTATTCAGCCCAGGATGTGCGAGAGCAGCATAATTACACGCTGTTGGTGGGGGGCGACACGCCGCCGGCGAACAATCGCCGCGGCAACATCCAGTTTGTACGGACCGAATACACGGTGGACGAAAATGCTTCCACGGCACGGGTTAATTTGGATGTGAGCCGCTTTTATGGGGTGCTGGGGCCGGTGACGGGCGTCGTGTACACGGTGGACGGCAGCGCGTTGGCGAATGTGGATTATGTGCCAGTCCGCCAGCCGGTGACGTGGTCCGCTTGCCTGGGGGGCAGCAATCTGGTGCAGGTGCAGATTATTGACAACCAGGTGCGGGATGGGAATCGGGACTTTTCGCTGGTGTTTGAGATTCCGCCCCGCTTTTCCACCAATACAGTTTTACATGCCTTTGGTTTCCAGACGACGGCGCGGGTGACAATTGTGGACAACGATTTTGAGAACGGGGTGCTCGGGTTTGCCCAGCCGTACTACTACGTGGCCGAGGACGGCACCAATGCCGTCATCACCGTGACCCGCACCAACGGGGCCAACGGCAGCGTGAGCGTGCAGTACATTACGTTGGACGGCACCGCCACGCGGAATGCGGATTACCTCCTGGCCAGCGGCACGCTGACCTTTGCGGCGGGCGTCACCAACCAGACTTTCCGGGTGCCCATTATAAATGACACGGCGGTGGAGCCGGAAGAAACCGTGCTGTTGTATCTGTTTAATCCGCAGGGTGGGGCCACGTTGGGCCGCGACACGGCCACGCTCATCATCACCGACAACGACAATGGGCGGGGCAGTCTGAGCTTTAGCAGCCACGAGTATTTCATCAGCGAAAGCTCCAATGCCATCCCCATCACGGTGCGGCGCACGGGCGGGGCGCTCAGCACGCAGGTGGTGCAGATGGTGGTGCGGGAGATTCCGGGGCTGACCAACGGCGTGGCCCTGGCGGGCGCGGATTTTGTGGCCTCGACCAATTTGTTGTTCTTTGCCCACGGGGAGACCTCCAAGACGGTGCTGGTGCCCTTGCTGCCGGATGAATTGGTGGAGGGGATTGAGCAGTTCCAGGTGCTGCTGGTGACCAATGCCGGGACGTATTCGCAGATGGGTGTCATCACCAGCGCCGTGGTCAACATTTTGGACGATGACGCCTACGGCACGTTGGAGTTTCTGCAGCCGCGCTTTGCGGTGAACGAGCAGGAGCCGCTGGCCATCTTGACGGTGGTGCGGCGGGGCGGGCGCAGCGGGCGGGTGACCGTGGAATTTTCCACCGAGGCCTTGAGCGGGCCGGATGCGGCGGTGGAGGGCGTGCATTACATGGGGGCTTCGGGGGTGCTGGTATGGGAGGATGGCGATACGCTGCCCAAGACGTTCACCGTGCCCATCCTCTATCATCCGGCGCTGGAGGGCAACCGGATGCTGGGCCTGCGGTTGCGCAACCCGGCCAAGGCGGGGCTGGGGGTCAATGGCACGGCGGTGTTGATGATTATTGATTTGGAGTCGCAAAACCTGCCGGCCGGATCGGTGGACACGATCTTTAATGCCAGTCCCGGGATTGACAACTTCGTGCGGGCGCTGGCGGTGCAGCGCGATGGCAAGCTCATCGTGGGCGGAGATTTCACCAGCGTGAACGGCCTGCCGCGCAACCGCATTGCGCGGCTGCACGTCAACGGCGCGGTGGACACCACCTTTGATCCTTTGCAGGGGTTCAACGACACGGTGCACGCCGTGGCGGTGCAGGCGGATGGCAAGATTTTGGTGGGCGGGCGTTTCAGCCGGTTTGATGTCACCAACCGGTTTGGGGTGGCGCGACTGAACAGCGATGGCCGGCTGGACACGTTCTTTGCGCGGGGGACGGGCGCCAACAATCCCGTGCATGCGCTGGCGGTGCATCCGGACGGGCGGGTGGCCATTGGCGGGTCGTTCAACACCTTCAACAGCATTGAGCGGCCCAGTGTGGCGGTGCTGGAAACCAACGGGACGGTGTTGCTGAGTTTCAATCCGGGCACCGGCCCCAACGGCCCGGTGTATGCGCTGGCCTATCAACCGGACGGCAAGCTGCTGGTGGGCGGCACGTTCACCAAGTACCGCGGCCTGCCGCGCAACCATTTGGTGCGGGTGAATCCCGATGGCACGCCGGACCCGGCGTTTGATGCCGGGTTTGGGCCGAATGATTCGGTGCGCGCCATTGTGGTGCAGGAGGACGGGCGCATTGTGATTGGCGGGTTGTTCACGGCGGTGGACAACCAGCCGCGCGGGCATGTGGCGCGGCTGCTGCCTTCGGGCGCGCTGGATACCAACTTCCTGGCCGGTCTGTCGGGCGCGGATGGCGCGGTGTTTGGCCTGTCACTGCAGAGCGACGGCAAGGTGGTGGTGGTGGGCGATTTCCTGCGCTTCAATGATGTGTACCGCGGCCGCATTACCCGGTTGATGGAAAATGGCGCCAATGATTTGACGATTAATTTTGGGACAGGCGCCGATGCCCACATTGCGGCAGTGGTCAACCAGTCGGATGATCAGATTGTGATAGGCGGCGGCTTCCTGACGTTCAACGGGGTGCCCCGTGCTTATCTGGCGCGTGTGATTGGCCACAAGAATGTTGGTTCAGGGCGGCTGGAATTTATGGCGCCGTTCTTCTACCAGCAGGAGAACGTGACCAATGCGGTGATCACGGTGCGCCGCAACTGGGGGTTGTCCAATGAGGTGCGCGTGGCCTATGCCACCGTGCCGGGCGGCACGGCCGGGCCGCAGGATTATCTGCCGGTGAGCGGCGAGCTGGTGTTCCCGCCGGGCGAGGTGTTGCAGACTTTTGAGGTGCCCCTCATCAATGACAGCGAGGTGGAAGAGCCGGAGACGGTGAATCTGGTGCTGAGCAATCCCACCAATGTGACCTTGGGCACGGTGGCCGAGCTGGACGCGCAGGTGAGCGCGCAACTGGTGATCCTGAGCGATGACAACCTGGTGGGCTTTGCCAGCGCGGACTTTGTGGTCAATGAAAATGTGCCGAGCGGCTTTGCCGTGATTACGGTGCAGCGCACGGGCGCCACCAACAATTATGCGGCGGTGGATATTGAGGTCATCGGGGGCACGGCCACGCCGGGCAGCGATTATTCGGCCTCGGCCACCACGCTGACCTTCCTGCCCGGGGAGACGGTGAAATTCTACACGATCAACATTCAGGACGACAACCGGGCGGAGGGGGATGAGACGGTGATCCTCAGCCTGAGCAATCCCTCGGCCAACACGGTGATCGGGCAGGGGGTGGCGACGCTGACCATTCGCGACAATGACTTTGCGGCGGGGACGCTCAACTTTGAATTCCCGGCCTATGTCGTCAATGAGTATGAGACCAACCTGGTGGTGCGGGTGGTGCGCACGGGCGGCAGCAGCGGCGTGGTGGCGGTGGACTACACCACGGCTGATTTCACCGCCCAGGCCGGGGCGGATTATGCGCCGCGCTCCGGGACGTTGTCGTTTGCCGAGGGCGAAACGGTGAAGAGTTTCAATGTGCCGATTTTGCAGGATTACCTTGCGGAGACCAACGAGGTCTTCCTGTTGCGGCTGGCCAATGCGCGTGGGGCGGCGGGGGTGACACTCGGCAATGTGAATCAGGCGACGGTGACGATATTGGACACGCCGCTGCTTAACGGGAATCTGGCGTTTGCGGCCACCAACTTTGTGGGCAGTGAAACCAGCGGGGTGGTGGTCATCACCGTCAACCGCCGCTATGGCTCGGTGGGCAACGTCAGCGTGGCGTACGCCACCACGACGGGCACGGCGCAGGCGGGGGTGAATTATGTGCCCACCAACGGGGTGCTCACGTGGCTGAATGGTGACAGTTCGCCCAAGACCTTCGTGGTGAATGTGCTGAGCAACAATCTGGTGGAGGGCGATTTGACGGTGGGGCTGGTGCTCTCCAACGCCACCGGCGGCGCCACGCTGGGCGCCCCCGCGCAGGCCACGCTGACCATCCGTGACAGCAGCCAGGGCCCGGGCTTCCTGAGCTTTGCTGCGGCCCAGTACACGGCGGCGGAAAACAGCACTAACGCCGTCATCACCGTCATCCGCACCAACGGCCTGCTGGGCGAGGTGTCGGTGGACTATGCGACGGCCGACGGCACCGGGGTGGCGGGCGTGGATTATCAGGCGGTGTCCGGCACGTTGACGCTGACCAACGGCCAGGCGGTGGGGGTGTTTTTAGTGCCGTTGATTGAGCGGGCGGGCGCGGATTTGAACAAGACCGTGCGGTTGAGCTTGCGCGGGCCGGTCAATGCGGGCCTGGGGGCGATCACCAACGCGGTGTTGACCATCACGGAAAGCAGCGCGGTGGCCGGGTCAGTGAATGTGGGCTTCGCGCCGTTCATCAACGGCTCGGTGGATGCCTTGTATGTGCAGACCAATGGCGAGAACAAGATTTACATTGCCGGCACCTTCACGCTGGTGGACGGTTTCCCGCGCACGAATCTGGCGCGGTTGAATCCGAATGGCACGCTGGACAGCGTGTATAATGCGGGGGTGGGGCCGTCGAATGGCGTGATTCGGGCCATTGTGGCGCTGGAGGACGGGCGGGCGTATGTGGGCGGCTCGTTCACGGGCTTTGGGGAGACGACCAACCGCTACCTGGTGCGGCTGTTGCCGGATGGCTCGGTGGATCGCACGTTCAATGCGCAGTTGGACAATGCCGTGAACACGCTTTATGTGCAGCCTGATGGTCGCATCCTGGTCGGCGGGCTGTTCACGCGGGTGGGCTTCACGCCGCGCAATTACCTGGCGCGCCTGAACACCAACGGCGTGGCGGACTTCACCTTCCTGGCGGGCGAAGGGCCGGATGCCCCGGTGCGGGCCATCGCCTTGCAGGCCGATGGGCGCATTGTGATTGGCGGCGACTTCACGCACGTCAACGGCGTGCCGCGCGCCCGGGGGGCGCGGTTGCTGGCCAGCGGCATGTTGGACACGGCGTTCAACCCGGGCAGCGGGCCGGAAGGCTCGGTGCGGGCGGTGGTGGTGGATGGGGACAACCGGGTGTTGATTGGCGGCCTGTTCACCACGGTTTCGGGCGTGAGCCGGGGGCGCATTGCCCGGTTGCTGCCCAGCGGGGCGCTGGATTTGGAATTCAATCCGGGCGGCGGGGCGGACGAATTTGTGAATACGCTGGCGTTGCAGCCCGATGGCCGGGTGTTGGTGGGGGGCGCGTTCACCTCGTTCAACGGCTATCCGCGCAGCCGGCTGACCCGGCTGCTGGCCAATGGGGCGGTGGATACCAGCTTCAACATTGGCACGGGTGCAGATAATTACATCAGCGCCGTGGCCTTGCAGGCGGATCAACGCATCGTGGTGGCGGGCGGATTCCAGACGTTTAACGGCGTGCGCCAGCCTTATCTGACGCGGCTGAACAACGGCTTCAATCGCGGGCCGGGCGCCATTGGGTTTGCCGTGGCCAGCTTCACCGTGGCGGAGAACGCCTCGAATGCGGTCATCACGGTGGTGCGGAATATTGGGACGGCGGGCAGTGTGTCGGTGGATTACGCCACCAGCGACGGCACGGCGCGGGCGGGGGTGCATTACACGGCGGTGAGCGGCACGCTGATTTTTGGCGACGGGGAGACGGTGCGCACGTTCACGGTGCCTGTCTATGATGACAAGGTGTCGGGGAGCGGGCGGATCTTCCGGGTCACGTTGTCCAACCCGCAGGGCGGGGCGGAGCTGGGGACGCCGGCCACGGCCACGGTGTTGATCGAAGAGGACGATGCGGTCATCGGTTTTGCGCAGGTGAATTACAGCGTCAACGAAAACGGGGGCTTCGCGCAGGTGGTGGTGGAGCGCACGGGCAGCACCTTTGGGATTGCGCTGGTGGATTACACGGTGGGCGGCGGGACGGCCGATGCGGGGGTGGATTACGAGCCGGTCTCGGGGACGCTGTTTTTCCTGGATGGGGAGGATCGCGCCACCATCCTGATCCCCATTATAGATGACACCCTGATTGAGGGGAATGAAACTGTGGAGCTGCGGTTGTCCAATGCGCAGGGGGCGGTGCTGGGGCTGACCAATGCCGTGCTGACCATTGTGGACAATGACTTCGGGCCGGGCGTGCTGGGCTTCCCGGTGCTCACCTACCAGGCGGGGGAAAATGCCGGGACAGTGAACATCACCGTGCGGCGCACCAGCGGCAGTTTGGGCATTGTGTCGGTGGATTACCAGGTGGTGCCGGGCAGCGCGACGGCGGGAGCCGACTTTGTGGTGGCCAGCGGCACACTGCAGTTTGCCGATGGCGAGACGGCCAAGAGCTTCCCGGTGCGGATTTTGGACGACAGCCTGTCGGAGGGGAATGAGACGGTGCTGTTGGTGCTTTCCAACCCGCGGGGCGGGGCGACGTTGGATCCGCTGGCCAGCCAGGCGGAGCTGGTCATTGTGGATGACGATTTGACGCCGGGTGCATTCCGCTTCTCCGCCGCCACCTATGAAGTGGCCGAGGGCGGGTTCCTCTCGCTCATTACCGTGGTGCGGACCAATGGCAGCACGGGGGTGGTGCGGGTGGATCTGGTGAGCGGCGGCGGGACGGCCACGCCGGGGCTGGATTACGAGGGCATCACCAACACGCTGGTGTTTGGCGATGGGCAGCTTTCCACCAACCTGCTGCTTTGGGTGTATGACGACTTCGAGGTGGAGGGGCCGGAGACGGTGATTTTGCGGCTGGTGAATCCGCGCGACGGGGCGGGGCTGGCCGAGCCGTCCACAGCGGTGGTGACGATTCAGGACAATGAATCGCTCATCCAGTTCACCGCCGCCCAGTACACGGTGAATGAGGACGCGGGCACGGCCACCATTGCGGTGGAGCGGTTGGGCGGGTTGTTCAGCGCCGCCACGGTGGGTTATGCCACCAGCGGCGGCACGGCGGTGCCGGGTGCGGATTACACACCGGTGAGTGGCACGCTGGTGTTTGGGACGAATGAGGCGGTGAAGAACATTGTGGTGCCCATTACGGACAACACGGTGACCAACGCCAACAAGACGGTGAATCTGCAACTCTTTGGCGCGTCGTTTGGGGCGCAGGTGGGCTCGCGCAGCAACGCGGTGCTGACCATTGTGGACAATGACAGCTATCTGGCGTTGAGCGCCACGGCCTACACGGTGAGCGAAGGCGACGGCGCGGCGGTCATTCTGGTGCGCCGCAGCGGCAGCCTGGGCGCGCCCGCCTCGGTGAATTTCAGCGTGGGCGGCGGCACGGCCGTGCCGGGCGTGCATTATGCGCCGACGAATTTCACGCTGTTCTTCAGCGCCAACGAGAGCCAGAAGACAGTGAGCATCCCGATCTTCCAGAACCAGGTGAAGGACGGCGCGCGGACGGTGAACGTGGCGCTGACGTTCCCCTCGCGCGGGGCCACCATCGTGCAGGGGGCGGCGGTGCTGACGATTTTGGATGATGACGACAGCATCCTGGTGCCGGTGGCGGCGGCGCTGGTGTCCGAGAGCGGGCCGGTCAATGGCTCGCTGGACGCGGGCGAGACGGTGACCGTGCGCCTGGCGTTGCGGAATATTGGCAATGTGGCTGCCTCCAATCTGGTGGCCACGCTGCTGCCCACCAATGGCGTGGTGAATCCGGGGGCGGCGCAAACCTACGGGTTGGTGCTGCCGGGCGGGGTGTCGGTGAGCCGTCCGTTCACCTTCACGGTGGGCGCCACCAATGGCGGGCTGGTGCGGGCCACGTTGCGCCTGCAAGATGGTGCGCAGGACGCGGGCACGGTGACGTTTGATTTGCAGGTGGGGGCGCGCACGACGCGGTTTGTGAACGCCAACCCCATCACCATCGTGGATGACAGTCCAGCCACGCCGTATCCTTCCCTCATCAATGTGAGCGGTCTGAACGGCAGTGTGGGCAAGGTGACGGTCACGGTGAGCAATCTCTCGCATGCCTTCCCGCGCGACATCAGCATGATGCTGGTTGGCCCGCAGGGGCAGCGGGTGGTGCTGATGGGCTACGCGGTGGGCGGCTGGGAAAATGCGTTGCAGGGTGTGACGTTGACGTTTGACGACGCGGCCACCAACGCGCTGCCCGCCAACGCGGCCGTGAGCTCCGGGCGGTATCGTCCCACCAACTACTTCAGCCTGCCCTTCCCGGCGCCGGCGCCGGCGCTGCCGGCGGCCACTAATAATTTGCTGGCCGTCTTCAACGGCACCAATCCCAACGGGGTGTGGGCGTTGTACGTGCAGGACATGGCCTCGCCGGACGTGGGCCAGATTGCCGGCGGTTGGAGCCTGGACATCAGCACGGTGGAGAACTTTGCGCCGGCGGCGGATGTGGCTGTGGCGGCCAGCGCCTCCTCGGCGAGTCTGGTGGCCAGCAGCAACGTCACCTATACCATCACCGTGCAGAATGGCGGACCGGCGGCGGCGCAGGGGGTGGTGGTCACCAACCGGCTGCCGGCGGGCACAACGTTGGTGAACGCGAGCGCGTCGGTGGGCACGCCGGCGGTCACCAACCAGCTTGTGACGTGGAATGTGGGCAATCTGGCGGTGGGCGCTTCGGCCACGTTGACGCTGGTGGTGAACTGCCCGAATCCGGGTGTGTTGACCAATTTGGTCACGGTGACGGGCACGGTGAACGACCCGGCAGCGGACAACAACCTGGCGCGGGTGGTGGTGGGCGTCACGCCGGCCACGCCGCCGTCCTTCGGTCGGGTGGTGGCGGCGGGGGGCACTTTGCAGTTGACGGTGACCGGCCAGCCGGGGAGTGTGTATTACCTGGAAGCCTCGACCAACCTGGTGCAATGGCTGCGCCTGTCCACCAATGTGCTCACCGGCTCGTCGAGCACCTTCTCGGTGCCGATGAACCTGAGCGATCGCGGCTTTTTCCGCATCGTGCTGCCTTGAGCCGGTGGCCGGCCGCGGGCGCGACTCTGCCATGATATTGCTGGGGCTTACCGGCGGTGTGGGCATGGGCAAATCCACCGCCGCCCGGTTCTTCCAGGAGCTGGGCCTGCCGGTGGTGGACACGGATCTGTTGGCGCGTGAACTCACGGCGCCGGGGCAGCCGGCGTTGCAGGAGATTGCGCGGGAGTTTGGCCCGGAATACCTCACGGCAGAAGGCGCGCTCAACCGCTCCGCCCTGGCCCAGAAAGTTTTTGCGGACGCGGCCGCCCGGCAGCGGCTCGAAGCCCTCCTGCATCCTCGCATCCGTGACGCCTGGCAGGCGGAAGCGGAGCGCTGGCGGGCGGGCGGGGTGTGGGGTGGGGTGGTGGTGATTCCTCTGCTGTACGAGACCGGCGCCGCCCACGAAGTGGACAAGGTGGCCTGCGTGGCCTGCTCCCCCGGGACTCAGGCTTTGCGGTTGAAGGCGCGCGGCTGGACGGAGGAGCATGCGCGGCAGCGCATCGCGGCGCAGTGGCCGGTCGAGGAGAAAATCCGGCGGGCGGATTTTGTGATCTGGACGGAGGGCAGCCTTGCCGCCCACCAAGCCCAGGTGGAGCGCGTGGTGCGGAGTCTGAAAAATTTGGGCGTGTCTCCGGCGGCCACCCCGGCATAATGCCCGCAACTCATGGGTGCGGCAAAAAAATGCGTGCGGCGTTGGCTGGCCGATGGGGCGATGGCTGTTTTAAGCCTGGCGCCGGTGGGGCGCGTGTTTGACTGGCTGGCCTGGCAGCGGCGGCGCACCCTGCGCCGGCAGGTGGAGGCGCGCCTGCGTGCTGCGGGGCAGTACGGCGATGTGGTGAGCTTCGGCCCTTTCAAGGGGCTGCGCTATCCGCCGGGCTGGGCGGACAGCCGTTTCGAAAAAATCATTGGGGCTTACGAGGCCGAGCTGCATCCGGTGGTGGAATCCCTCTGCGCCACGCCTTACGCCGATATTGTCAACATCGGCGCTGCGGAAGGTTATTACGCGGTGGGCCTGGCACGGCGCATCCCCGCGGCCACGGTGCATGCCTTTGAGATGGACGAGGCGCGCCGGCAGATGTGCCGGGCGATGGCGGAACTGAACGGGGTGGCGGCGCGGGTCCACGTGCTGGGGGTGGCCACGGTGGAGGCCCTGCGACAGCTTCCGCTCAGCGGCACGCAAACGCCGAGAGCGGGAGCCGTCATGCGGTCAGGGGAGACGCGGGGGCAGCCCGGCCCGCTGGTGGTGTGCGATTGCGAGGGGGCGGAGCGGGAGCTGTTGAATCCGGAGGCGGTGCCGTGGCTGGCAGGAGCGGATGTTTTGGTGGAGGTGCACGAATTCATGGCGCCGGGGGTGGCGGAGGTATTGCGGCGGCGGTTTGCGGGCACGCATGAGCTGCAGGTGATTCCCACGGCGGGGCTGGCCTACGCCCATTATCCCCAGTTGCAACAACTCACCTTTGCCGAAATCCACGCCATGGTGGGCGAAGAACGCAGCCGGCTCATGGAGTGGTTTTGGTTGAAATCAGCAGGGTGAGGCATTTTGTGGACGCCACCGCCGCAGGGGCCATGACGAGTGCTCTCCAGGAAGTCTTCCATGCGGCTTCCCCCACGGCGGTGGCGATCAACACGGCCCTGATGATCTGGGCCTGGCGGCGGCAGTTGCCCTGGGTCAACGTCATCGTTTTATACGCCGGCAGTGCCCTGGGCATGGGTTTGTTATCGGGCTGGTGGTGTGCCGTGGCAACGGGCCTGCCTGGGTGGAGCGGGTGGATTTGGCTCGGCGTGTGCCTGAGTCCCAGCCTTATGATTTCCCGTTTGATTGCCCAGGATTTATGGGAATGGCGGGCGGAGCGGCCGCGCTACGGATACGAAGTAATGGCAGTGACCGGCCTGCTGGTGGCCTGGCCCTACGCCTTGTTGATGGAGCCATGGCGCTGGACCTTCGCAGGGGCGGCTTTTGCCCTGGCGGTGGTCTGGCAGGTTTGCATGACGCCATGGCTGATTCGCAAATCGCCCGCCCCGGCGCCCCGCGACTGGGTGGGGCCGGTGGCGTGGGTAGGTTGGGTGAGCATGATGGGCTGCGCTGTGCTTGGCAGCAGCCGGATGGACAGGGCGCAAGACGAGTGGCTATGGCTTTTGCTGGCCCTTCCGGGGCTGCTGGCGTTCCTGCCGTGGCGCCGGATCAACGCGGCCAAAGCAAAACCTGGTCCCGCTTAACCCAGCCGGCACGGCCGCGGTCGTCGCGGATTTCCAGCCAGTCTTGGTTTTCGCTCAGGACGCGCACTTCGGCGCCTTCCGGGAGGTTCCAGACGGGTTTGGAGACGTCGTAGGGTGCGAGGCGGGCCTGGACGTCCTTTTGGGCCACAATGGCCACGCGCTGCCCCCAGTGGAAATAAGCCGCGCCGGTCAGGCAGGCCAGGTTGAACAACCACACGGCGAGGAGGAGCCAACCCACGCTGCGCCAGCGGGTGCGCCAGGCCGCGCGCCATTGTCCCAAAGTTAAAACGCCCAGCCATGCCCACAGAATGATGGAGGCGGCCACGCACCACTCGTTGAGCGTCAGGCGTCCCAGCAGGGCTTCCAGTCCGCGGGGGCCAACTTCTTCGCGGCCACTGACGGCCCGGCGAATGGAGGCGAGGTTGGCGCGGATGTCGGGGTCGCGCGGAGCCAGGCGCTCGGCGTGGCGCAGCGCGTAAATGGCCCGGCCCGGCTGGCCGGCCCGGAAGTGCGCCGTGCCGAGATTGTAGTAGAGGGCGGGGGAGACCTGTCCGGCCTTCAGCAATTGCTCATAACGGGCAATGGCTTCGGCATACCGGCCCTGCTCGCATAATTGATTGGCCTGGGCAAATTCCTCCTCCGGCGTGGCGGCGGCCAGGGCCGCCGTCAGCCAGGCCATCGCCAGAAAAGCGAGCCAATGCCTCCGTTGCTTCATGCCCGCGGCTCCTTGAGTTCCAGTTGTTCCAGTGCACGCAGCACGGCCATCGCTTTGGCCAGCATGGCGGGCAGATCCGCCGGTGCGGCGGCGGGGGCGTAGCGCGCCTGGTCACAGGCCTGAAACAGCGCGCTCAAATCGGCCAGCCAGGGCGCGTCCACGCCGGCAGGGCGCAGCCGCTCGTCAATCACGGCCTCGGTGATGGCGGAGGCGGGCAGGTCCAGGCGCTCGCCCAGCCGCTCCTGCAGGAGGCGGAAGAGGGTGGAATAGAAGGCCCCGGTTTGCTGGGTTTGGGCGAGTTGTTGCAGCTCCTGCAGGCCGCGTGTAATCAGGCGTTGCGTATCACGCCGGCGGCGCAGGCGCGGGTTGGTGGCGAGCTGCTCCTGGCGGCGGCGCCAGAGCCAGGAGCCGGTGAACAGCGCGAGGGGGGCCAGTTGCAGCGCCAGAAACCACGGCTGTTGCAGCAGCGGTGGCGCGGGAGCCAGCAATGCGCCCAAGTGCGGTTTGATGGCCACCAGCCCCACCGTATTGGTTTCCTCGGCAGGCAGGAAAGGCGTAAGGCCGGCACTGGGCCGCACCACGAGCGCAAACTCCGGCCCGCTCAAGGTTTGGTAGCGGGCGGTCACCGGATCAAAAACGCTGAGTTGAAAGGCGGGGAGCAGGCGGGTTTCGGTGCTTTGGGGGACGACGACCTGCTCGAAGATTTTTCGTCCGCCCAGCCCGAGGGGGCCGGTGTTTTCGAGTTTGGAGGTGGGCGGATAGACCTTGAAAGCCGTCCACTGCGGCTGCTCCGGCAGGCGCACGGTGTCCAGCAGCAGGTGCTCGCTGGAAAGCTCGATTTTGACGGTGATGGGATCGCCCACGGCCACGTTGGTGGGGGAGGCGGAGACCTTCATTTGCACGGCGCCAATCAGGCCGGAGAAATGGGGTGGCGCATTGGGGGGCAGGGGCAGGACCTCGAT
Protein-coding regions in this window:
- the coaE gene encoding dephospho-CoA kinase (Dephospho-CoA kinase (CoaE) performs the final step in coenzyme A biosynthesis.), with the translated sequence MILLGLTGGVGMGKSTAARFFQELGLPVVDTDLLARELTAPGQPALQEIAREFGPEYLTAEGALNRSALAQKVFADAAARQRLEALLHPRIRDAWQAEAERWRAGGVWGGVVVIPLLYETGAAHEVDKVACVACSPGTQALRLKARGWTEEHARQRIAAQWPVEEKIRRADFVIWTEGSLAAHQAQVERVVRSLKNLGVSPAATPA
- a CDS encoding tetratricopeptide repeat protein, giving the protein MKQRRHWLAFLAMAWLTAALAAATPEEEFAQANQLCEQGRYAEAIARYEQLLKAGQVSPALYYNLGTAHFRAGQPGRAIYALRHAERLAPRDPDIRANLASIRRAVSGREEVGPRGLEALLGRLTLNEWCVAASIILWAWLGVLTLGQWRAAWRTRWRSVGWLLLAVWLFNLACLTGAAYFHWGQRVAIVAQKDVQARLAPYDVSKPVWNLPEGAEVRVLSENQDWLEIRDDRGRAGWVKRDQVLLWPR
- a CDS encoding BatD family protein, whose translation is MCLVLALACGYAAAAPVELRVSTTNLSAGQTIELQIVIENAAPRAVPRIEVPGLQIQYVGPSQVMQIINGQAIQQITLNYQLTAPQAGTYVIPPVRVPIGEQWVTTQPIALRVTEMDPAIIQQQAFLRLHLARSNLYAGELALVTVDLYAVAEQQGTPEWTATGFTTGPWQAQRPQMVGFGGRNFVLHRFQTYVLAHQPGRWELGPVRFQARLPAANARRSFFFNEILDWRQVIITNAPVAIEVLPLPPNAPPHFSGLIGAVQMKVSASPTNVAVGDPITVKIELSSEHLLLDTVRLPEQPQWTAFKVYPPTSKLENTGPLGLGGRKIFEQVVVPQSTETRLLPAFQLSVFDPVTARYQTLSGPEFALVVRPSAGLTPFLPAEETNTVGLVAIKPHLGALLAPAPPLLQQPWFLALQLAPLALFTGSWLWRRRQEQLATNPRLRRRRDTQRLITRGLQELQQLAQTQQTGAFYSTLFRLLQERLGERLDLPASAITEAVIDERLRPAGVDAPWLADLSALFQACDQARYAPAAAPADLPAMLAKAMAVLRALEQLELKEPRA